A region of Terriglobales bacterium DNA encodes the following proteins:
- a CDS encoding isoprenylcysteine carboxylmethyltransferase family protein: MGQLLRAIWLPAAVILAIWGWLWLDRRMAWHGPQQQLLGGVLLVLGSMLVLWCFWLFLHLGKGSPHPFVAKTQRLVSSGPYGYVRNPMMWGVGAILIGLALCLGSVGLWFGFAGFVVFLRFFVRGYEEPDLRRRFGAEYEEYCRRVPRWWPRLRR, translated from the coding sequence ATGGGTCAGCTGCTGCGCGCGATCTGGCTGCCGGCAGCGGTCATCCTGGCGATCTGGGGATGGCTATGGCTGGACCGGCGCATGGCCTGGCACGGCCCGCAACAACAGCTCCTCGGCGGCGTGCTGCTGGTTTTGGGGAGCATGCTGGTCCTGTGGTGCTTCTGGCTCTTCCTTCACCTAGGCAAAGGCTCGCCCCACCCCTTCGTAGCCAAGACGCAGCGGCTGGTGAGCAGCGGACCGTACGGCTACGTGCGCAATCCCATGATGTGGGGAGTGGGAGCGATCCTGATCGGCCTGGCGCTCTGCCTGGGATCGGTGGGGCTGTGGTTCGGGTTCGCGGGATTCGTGGTGTTCCTGAGGTTCTTCGTGCGCGGCTACGAGGAGCCGGACCTGCGGCGGCGCTTCGGGGCGGAGTACGAGGAGTATTGCCGGCGAGTACCGCGCTGGTGGCCGCGGCTGCGGCGCTAG